TTGGCGATCGCCGTGTTCTGCGCGTAGTTGTTGCGCAGCACCAGACCGCCGACCTCGTCGGTCATCTCGGCGAGCAGCCTGTTGCGCTGCTTGACCGTCATGTCGCCGTCCGTGACCAGGCCGTTCAGCAGGATCTTGATGTTCACCTCGTGGTCGGAGGTGTCCACGCCCGCGCTGTTGTCGATGGCGTCGGTGTTGATCCGGCCGCCGTGCAGGGCGAACTCGATCCGGCCGAGCTGCGTCAGGCCCAGGTTGCCGCCCTCGCCGACGACCTTGACGCGCAGGTCCTTGCCGTCGACGCGGATGGCGTCGTTGGCCTTGTCGCCGACGTCCGCGTGGGACTCGGTGGAGGCCTTGACGTACGTGCCGATGCCGCCGTTCCACAGCAGGTCGACCGGCGCCTTGAGGATCGCCCGCATCAGATCGGCCGGGGTCAGCTTGGTGACCTTGTCCTCGATGCCGAGGGCGGCGCGGATGTGCGCGTTGACCGGGATCGCCTTGGCGGTACGGGGGAAGACGCCGCCGCCCGCCGACAGCAGGTCGGTGTTGTAGTCCTCCCAGGACGAGCGGGGCAGCTCGAACACGCGGCGCCGCTCGGCGTACGAGCTCGCCGCGTCCGGGTCGGGGTCGATGAAGATGTGCCGGTGGTCGAAGGCGGCGACCAGGCGGATGTGCTCGCTGAGCAGCATGCCGTTGCCGAACACGTCACCCGACATGTCACCGATGCCGACGACCGTGAAGTCCTCGGTCTGGGTGTCGACGCCCAGCTCCCGGAAGTGCCGCTTGACGGACTCCCAGGCGCCGCGCGCGGTGATGCCCATGCCCTTGTGGTCGTAGCCGGCGCTGCCGCCGGAGGCGAAGGCGTCGCCGAGCCAGAAGTCGTACTGCTGGGCGACCTCGTTGGCGATGTCCGAGAAGGTGGCCGTGCCCTTGTCGGCGGCGACCACGAGGTACGTGTCGTCCTCGTCGTGCCGGACGACGTCGGCGGGCGGGACGACCTCGCCGGCCACCATGTTGTCGGTGATGTCGAGCAGCGCCGAGATGAACGTCTTGTAGCTGGCGATGCCCTCCGCCATCCACGCGTCCCGGTCCACGGACGGGTCCGGCAGCTGCTTGGCGACGAAGCCGCCCTTGGCGCCGACCGGCACGATGACGGTGTTCTTCACCATCTGCGCCTTGACCAGGCCGAGGATCTCGGTACGGAAGTCCTCGCGCCGGTCCGACCAGCGCAGTCCGCCGCGCGCGACCTTGCCGAAGCGCAGGTGCACGCCCTCGACGCGCGGCGAGTACACCCAGATCTCGTACGCCGGCCGCGGGGCCGGCAGGTCCGGGATGGCCTGCGGGTCGAACTTCATGGACACGTACTCGTGCGGCACGCCGCCCCGCGCCCGCTGGAAGAAGTTGGTGCGCAGGGTCGCCTTGATCACGGTGAGGAAGGACCGCAGGATCCGGTCCTCGTCGAGGCTGGCGACCTGGTCCAGGGCGGCGTCCAGCTCCTCCAGCAGGGCGTCCACGATCTCGTGGCCGGCGCGCTGGCGCTCCGGCGACATCCGTGCCTCGAACAGGGAGACGAGCAGCCGGGTGGTGTGGACGTTGTTGCGGAGGGTGTCCTCCATGTAGTCCTGGCTGAAGGTCGACCCCGCCTGGCGCAGGTACTTCGCGTACGCCCGCAGCACCATCGCCTGCCGCCAGGTCAGCCCGGCGCTCAGCACGAGGGCGTTGAAGCCGTCGTTCTCCGCCTTGCCGGTCCAGCTGGCGGCGAAGGCCTCCTGGAACCGCTCACGGGCGTCGTCGCCGAGGTAGTCGGTGCCGTTCTGCCCCTTGGGCATGCGCAGGCCGAAGTCGTAGATCCAGGCGACGCTGCGGTCGGCGCAGCGCAGTTCGTACGGCCGCTCGTCCATGACCTCGACGCCGAGCCGGTTCAGCACCGGCAGCACGCGGGACAGGGAGACGGAGTCGCCCTTGCGGTAGATCTTGAAGCGGCGCTCGTCCGGGCCGGCGCCCACGGGCTCGTACAGGCTGAGCGCGAAGTTGTTCTCCTCGTCGAGCCGTTCGAGATGACCCAGGTCGGCGACCGCCGCGCGCGGGGTGTGGTCGGCCTTGTAGCCCTCGGGGAAGGCGTTGTGGTAGCTGCGCAGCATCTCGGCGGCGCGCTCCTCGCCGACCTCGGCGTTGAGCGCCTCGGCGAACCCGTCCAGCCAGGAGCGGGCGGCCTCGACCAGGCGGGCCTCGATGCGCTCCTTGTCGGCGTCGGACAGCTGCGGCAGCTCGGTGCCCTGCGGGACGCGGACCACGAAGTGCAGCCGGGAAAGGATCGACTCGGTGTTCCAGGCGGTGAAGTCGACGCTGGTGCCGCCGAGCTCCTCCTTCAGGATGTCGATGATCCTGAGCCGGACGCCGGTGGTGTAGCGGTCGCGGGGCAGGTAGACGAGGGCCGAGTAGTAGCGGCCGTACTCGTCCTGGCGCAGGTAGAGCCGCAGCCGACGCCGCTCCTGCAGGTACAGCACGGACGTGACGATGGCCTGGAGCTCGTGGACCGGCGTCTGGAACAGCTCGTCGCGCGGGTACGTCTCCAGGATCTGCAGCAGGTCGCGCCCGTCGTGGCTGTTGGGCGAGAACCCGGCGCGGCTCAGCACCTCGTCGACCTTGCGGCGGATGACGGGCACCCGGCGGACGGACTCGGTGTACGCGGCGGAGGAGAACAAGCCCAGGAAGCGCCGCTCCCCCACGACGTTGCCCTGCTCGTCGAACTTCTTGACGCCGATGTAGTCCAGGTACGACGGCCGGTGCACGGTCGCGCGGCTGTTCGCCTTGGTCAGCACGAGCAGCTTGTGCTCCCGTGCCTTCGCGCGGGCGTCCGCGGGCAGCCGCTCGAAGGACGGGCTGACCGGGTGGCTCTCGCCGGCCTCGTGGTGCGGGTCCGCGCGCAGTATCCCGAGCCCGGTGCCGGGGACCGCGGCGAGGGAGTCGTCCCCGCGCAGCTCGTACTCGCGGTAGCCGAGGAACGTGAAGTGGTCGGCGGCCAGCCAGCGCAGCAGCTCGCGGGCCTCCTCGATCTCCTGCTCCGGCAGGTCACCGGCGACGGGCTCCCCGGGCAGCCCCTCGGCCATCCGCAGCGCCGCGTCCCGCATCTTGCCCCAGTCCTCGACGGCCTCGCGGACGTCGGACAGGACGCGCAGCAGATCGGCGGTGATCTGCTTCAGGTCCGACCGGTCGGTCTCGCGGTCGATCTCGACGTGGATCCAGGACTCGACGTGCGCGTCGTGCGGAAGGTCGCCGGTGGGCGGGGTGGTGAGCACCTCGAGGAGCTTGCCGGTCACGTCACGGCGCACCACCATCTGCGGGTGGATGACGACGTGGATGCCGCGGCCCTGCCGGGTCAGCTCGTTGGTGGCGGAGTCGACCAGGAACGGCATGTCGTCGGTGACGACCTCGACGACGGAGTGGCTGCACGTCCAGCCGTTCTCCTCGACCGTCGGGGTGTGCACCCGGACGTTCGCCGTGCCCTGGGGGCGGTTCTCGGCCAGTCGGTAGTGGGAGTAGGCGGCTCCGAAGACGTCGACCGGGTCGCGGTCGGTCAGGTCCTCCGGGGCGGTGTGCAGGTAGTAGCGCTGGAGGAACGCGAGCACGGCGTCCCGGTCGGGCGTGCCGTGTTCCGTCGTCCCAGTCGGTAGGTGCCCCCCGACCGGGCTGTTCTCAGCTACCCGGGCGGCCCGATCGAGCAGCTCGGCCTTGGCTTCGTCCAGCTTGGTCTGCATTGTCCTCTGGCTCCTGTCGCGCGCCGTTGCGTGACGTAGAAGGAAGTACGGTCTCCGGCCTTCCGACGCGACGTCGTGACGCGGGGTGTCCGGTCTGCTCCGACGCTATGCCGCAAGGTGAGATGAGCGGGGTGATATCAGCCATTTCCCACGCGCTCGGGGCATGTGACGCTGCTCTCGACGGCGTCCGCTCCCAGGGTGTGCGCGAAACCACGGAGCCCTCGTAAGCTCCGGCCCGCCCGCGAAGACCAGCGACTGCCGCCCGGACACGGATGTCTTCCATGCTCTCCGGGCGCGGAGCGAGGACGTGGAGGCCCCCGCGAACTATCGCGCTGATCACGCCACAAGGCTATCGCTCCTCACCGGGGGCCCGTCATGAGCCGTATGTGTACAAAACCGGGGGTGGAACTTTGACAGTCTGCACAGGGGCGGGGAAGCGAGCGGCGTCGTATCCGGGCGGGCGGCGGGCCGATACCGCTGCTACCGGGTCTGATGGGACCGGCGAGAGCGCTGGGGCCGATGGGACTTCCTCTGCGTTGCCGGTCCGGCCGCTCCCTCCAGGGCCCGACGCGACGCCGCCGGCCGGTCACCCGACCCTACGCCGCGGTCGCCCGCACCCTCCACCGGCGCCGCTCGCCCGAAAACCGGCGCGTCCCCTAGGCAAGCCCGCACCCCCGAGGCACGTTGGCAGTGGAAAGCGACGCACCCGCAAAAGCCACTCAAAGGGGAGCAACCGCCATGACCGCCAAGATCCTCATCCTCACGGGCGACGCGGCAGAGTCCCTCGAGGTCCTCTACCCCTACCAGCGACTGCGCGAAGAGGGCTACGAGGTTCACATCGCCGCCCCCACCCGCAAGAAGCTCCAGTTCGTCGTCCACGACTTCGAACCCGGCTTCGACACCTACACCGAGAAGCCCGGCTACACCTGGCCCGCCGATCTCGCCTTCTCGGAGGTGGACCCCGGCCAGTACGTCGCCGTGGTCATCCCGGGCGGCCGTGCCCCGGAGTACCTCCGCAACGATCCCGAACTGCGCAAGATCCTCAAGTCCTTCTTCGACTCCGACAAGCCCGTGGCCCAGATCTGCCACGGCCCCCTCCTCACCGCCGCGGTCGACAGCCTCCGCGGACGCCGTGTCACCGCGTACCCCGCGCTGGAACTCGACATGCAGGCGGCCGGCGCCACCTTCCAGGACACCGAGGCGGTCGTCGACGGCACCCTTGTCTCCTCCCGCGCCTGGCCGGATCACCCGGCCTGGATGCGCGAGTTCCTCACGGTGCTGCGCGCCAAGGCCCCGGTGACCTGACCCCGGCCCCTGCCCCCACCACCGAGGCGACGCGGCGTCGAACGGGACGCCGCGCCGCCTTGGGACACGTCCGACGGGAGCGCCGGGACAGGCCGGTGGACGCAGGACACGCCCGGCAGGAGCGCCGGGACAGGCCGGTGGACGCAGGACACGCCCGGCAGGAGCGCCGGGACAGGCCGGTGGACGCAGGAAACGTCCGGCAGAAGCGCCGGGACAGGCCGGTGGACGCAGGAAACGTCCGGCAGAAGCGCCGGGACAGGCCGGTGGACGCAGGAAACGTCCGGCAGAAGCGCCGGGACAGGCCGGTGGACGCAGGACACGCCCGGCAGGAGCGCCGGGACAGGCCGGTGGACGCAGGAAACGTCCGGCAGGAGCGCCGCCGCTCCCTTTCCCGGCGGAAGCGCCGAACCATGTCCGGCGCGACGACCAGCGGAAGTCCCGCGGAAACGCCGGGACACGCCCCGGGTCGAGTCGCGGCGGGGACACGCCCAGCGCGTCCCAGTCCTCTCCGCGACGGCAGCCCGCACCGCTCAGGCGGCCATCTCCTCCGCCAGGGCGACCGCCTCCACGAGCGAGTCCACCACCGGCGCCCCGGCCCCCTCCAGACTGGCCCGCCCGTGCGACCCCCCGGTGTAGAGCACGGCCTTCGCCCCCACGTGCCGAGCCGCCAGCGCGTCGTCCGCGGCGTCCCCGATCACCACCGTGCGCGTCGGGTCCACCCCGGCCAGCGCCGCCAGATGCCGCACCATGTGCTCGGCCTTGCTGCCCCCGGACGGCCCGGTCCGCCCGTCGACCCGGAGGAAGTGCGGCTCGATCCCGAACCCCCGCACCAGCGGCACGAGTTCCTCATGCACGTACATGCTCAGGATCGACTGACTGCGCCCGCCGGCGACCCATTCCGTGAGTAGCCGCTCCGCTCCCTCGGTCAGCCCGCACCGCACCCGGTGCTCGGCGTAGTACCGGTGGAAGGTCTCGTCCATCACCAGCCACTCCGCCTCGGTCGGCAGCCGGCCCATCAGCCGCTCGTAGAACTTCGGCACCGGCACGCAGTACAGCGCCCGGTACTGCGCCATCGTGATCGGTTCCAGCCCCAGCTCGGCGAACGCCGCGTTCGTCGCCCCGATGATCGCGTCATTGTCGTGGAACAGCGTGCCGTTCCAGTCCCACACAATGTGCGCTGCTCCCTGCATCCCCATGCCCGAAAACGTTACCCGCCCCCACCGACAATCGAGAGACGCGCCGGTCAGCGCGGTCCGACGGGCCGGTGACGGGGCGCGACGC
This region of Streptomyces chromofuscus genomic DNA includes:
- a CDS encoding NAD-glutamate dehydrogenase, which translates into the protein MQTKLDEAKAELLDRAARVAENSPVGGHLPTGTTEHGTPDRDAVLAFLQRYYLHTAPEDLTDRDPVDVFGAAYSHYRLAENRPQGTANVRVHTPTVEENGWTCSHSVVEVVTDDMPFLVDSATNELTRQGRGIHVVIHPQMVVRRDVTGKLLEVLTTPPTGDLPHDAHVESWIHVEIDRETDRSDLKQITADLLRVLSDVREAVEDWGKMRDAALRMAEGLPGEPVAGDLPEQEIEEARELLRWLAADHFTFLGYREYELRGDDSLAAVPGTGLGILRADPHHEAGESHPVSPSFERLPADARAKAREHKLLVLTKANSRATVHRPSYLDYIGVKKFDEQGNVVGERRFLGLFSSAAYTESVRRVPVIRRKVDEVLSRAGFSPNSHDGRDLLQILETYPRDELFQTPVHELQAIVTSVLYLQERRRLRLYLRQDEYGRYYSALVYLPRDRYTTGVRLRIIDILKEELGGTSVDFTAWNTESILSRLHFVVRVPQGTELPQLSDADKERIEARLVEAARSWLDGFAEALNAEVGEERAAEMLRSYHNAFPEGYKADHTPRAAVADLGHLERLDEENNFALSLYEPVGAGPDERRFKIYRKGDSVSLSRVLPVLNRLGVEVMDERPYELRCADRSVAWIYDFGLRMPKGQNGTDYLGDDARERFQEAFAASWTGKAENDGFNALVLSAGLTWRQAMVLRAYAKYLRQAGSTFSQDYMEDTLRNNVHTTRLLVSLFEARMSPERQRAGHEIVDALLEELDAALDQVASLDEDRILRSFLTVIKATLRTNFFQRARGGVPHEYVSMKFDPQAIPDLPAPRPAYEIWVYSPRVEGVHLRFGKVARGGLRWSDRREDFRTEILGLVKAQMVKNTVIVPVGAKGGFVAKQLPDPSVDRDAWMAEGIASYKTFISALLDITDNMVAGEVVPPADVVRHDEDDTYLVVAADKGTATFSDIANEVAQQYDFWLGDAFASGGSAGYDHKGMGITARGAWESVKRHFRELGVDTQTEDFTVVGIGDMSGDVFGNGMLLSEHIRLVAAFDHRHIFIDPDPDAASSYAERRRVFELPRSSWEDYNTDLLSAGGGVFPRTAKAIPVNAHIRAALGIEDKVTKLTPADLMRAILKAPVDLLWNGGIGTYVKASTESHADVGDKANDAIRVDGKDLRVKVVGEGGNLGLTQLGRIEFALHGGRINTDAIDNSAGVDTSDHEVNIKILLNGLVTDGDMTVKQRNRLLAEMTDEVGGLVLRNNYAQNTAIANALAQSKDMLHAQHRFLRHLVREGHLDRALEFLPTDRQIRERLAQGQGLTGPETAVLLAYTKITVAEELLATSLPDDPYLRGLLHAYFPTALREQFSEHIDSHPLRREITTTVLVNDTVNTGGTTYLHRLREETGASLEEIVRAQTAARAIFRSAAVWDGVEALDNKVEAAVQTRIRLHSRRLVERGTRWLLNNRPQPLQLAETVDFFAERVEQVWSQLPKLLRGADLEWWQKIYDELTGAGVPDELATPVAGFSSAFPTLDIVSVADHMGKEPMDVAEVYYDLADRLTITKLMDRISDLPRADRWQSMARAAIREDLYAAHAAVTSDVLAVGNGSATPEQRFKVWEQKNAAILGRARTTLEEIQSSDAFDLANLSVAMRTMRTLLRTHS
- a CDS encoding DJ-1/PfpI family protein yields the protein MTAKILILTGDAAESLEVLYPYQRLREEGYEVHIAAPTRKKLQFVVHDFEPGFDTYTEKPGYTWPADLAFSEVDPGQYVAVVIPGGRAPEYLRNDPELRKILKSFFDSDKPVAQICHGPLLTAAVDSLRGRRVTAYPALELDMQAAGATFQDTEAVVDGTLVSSRAWPDHPAWMREFLTVLRAKAPVT
- a CDS encoding HAD family hydrolase, giving the protein MGMQGAAHIVWDWNGTLFHDNDAIIGATNAAFAELGLEPITMAQYRALYCVPVPKFYERLMGRLPTEAEWLVMDETFHRYYAEHRVRCGLTEGAERLLTEWVAGGRSQSILSMYVHEELVPLVRGFGIEPHFLRVDGRTGPSGGSKAEHMVRHLAALAGVDPTRTVVIGDAADDALAARHVGAKAVLYTGGSHGRASLEGAGAPVVDSLVEAVALAEEMAA